In one window of Solanum stenotomum isolate F172 unplaced genomic scaffold, ASM1918654v1 scaffold32618, whole genome shotgun sequence DNA:
- the LOC125852145 gene encoding uncharacterized protein LOC125852145 — protein MDSTLYFCSFLMVILLAILLQLVLFSPISPQILEIPSASQTFTSNSYLQRVSKLGEGFLDRPEDVAVDKMGIVYTATRDGWIKRRHRNGTWESWKYIGRDTLLGLKVSSSGHIIVCDAQEGLLKVTEDGVTVLASHVNGQKIR, from the exons ATGGATTCGACGCTGTATTTTTGTAGCTTTTTAATGGTTATTTTGCTAGCTATTTTACTCCAACTTGTTTTATTCTCACCAATATCTCCTCAGATTCTTGAAATTCCTTCTGCCTCTCAAACATTTACATCAAACAGTTATTTGCAg AGAGTAAGTAAACTTGGAGAAGGATTTCTAGATAGACCAGAAGATGTTGCAGTGGATAAAATGGGAATTGTGTATACAGCCACTAGAGATGGTTGGATTAAAAGAAGGCACAGAAATGGGACTTGGGAGAGCTGGAAATATATTGGGAGAGATACATTACTGGGACTTAAAGTATCATCTTCTGGTCATATTATAGTTTGTGATGCTCAAGAG GGACTACTTAAGGTTACAGAAGATGGTGTAACTGTTCTTGCTTCACATGTCAATGGTCAAAAAATAAGGTAA